A region from the Mesomycoplasma hyopneumoniae J genome encodes:
- the rplJ gene encoding 50S ribosomal protein L10 — MNSFRKRKVEIVAEIDSLLKNSSSLAIVEYRGLTVNELEQLRKEFKSAGVLSKVYKNRLFKIAAENNGYLDLQTDLVGPNLFAFGTTDAIAPAKIIAKNAKEQPLLILKGGIYDNQVVSAAENALISALPSYTEALTMLASGLQSPLKQLAFGLKLLIDEQKITA, encoded by the coding sequence TTGAATAGTTTTCGTAAAAGAAAAGTTGAAATTGTCGCTGAAATTGATAGTTTATTAAAAAATTCTTCATCATTGGCAATCGTTGAATACCGCGGACTGACTGTTAATGAATTAGAACAATTACGTAAAGAATTTAAATCCGCGGGCGTTCTTTCAAAAGTTTATAAAAATCGGCTTTTTAAAATAGCTGCTGAAAACAACGGTTATTTAGATTTACAAACTGATTTAGTTGGTCCAAATTTATTCGCTTTTGGAACAACAGATGCAATAGCCCCAGCAAAAATAATTGCTAAAAATGCCAAAGAACAACCACTTTTAATTCTAAAAGGTGGAATTTATGACAATCAAGTTGTCAGCGCCGCAGAAAATGCATTAATTTCCGCGCTTCCAAGTTATACAGAAGCACTAACAATGTTAGCTTCTGGTCTTCAAAGTCCATTAAAACAACTCGCTTTTGGACTTAAATTATTAATCGATGAACAAAAAATAACTGCCTAG
- the mip gene encoding Ig-specific serine endopeptidase MIP translates to MKKKANFKLLLTKNWIIPSIFSFPFLISAACSSQKQQENKDSLDQNGQDLDKKEQKPAPSILKDQEISKENLDKLPIILKKIDGSTNFENLTIESVGNDFSRLEFETPNEDDQKLIDIKVLNKKYLNSDFETSLNEGALIFNLKISSKKNPEIVLEKDVPISGFRKSRSSEINFNYGKRFAPDSDNEWSQYFAKNNYQRYTYDAKKYMETLEKQLAYISGLPYFDIKSWRPEVKRNQEQINKYNEKAKELKLDSYEDALKKGFTMPVYDANGNVEGLKLLDRDEIPKGPAWWDLINRNENQASGLARYIPNEKYKKAALQTYSVYFAWPATIDDVGAEYIKPFLEGQRIGANPMQQTSRGTMWILDFAPPTDSSQQPTKWYFGTNNHVVESYKKNASHFSMTILKPEVGIRTKLKTAKGASDESYLTASFSRENLEQNAKTDNPQNKTAEYISPDGYGIPGIRIIYRATDFMTTSPKDFLSEADKKNEKYKDIEEFADFAVLEVDFSKFKVPDQYSSRNDFIKAITNDYYNKKEDHIKFLKTSYLKNYEKADTKLATTDNSKKENTDQLFIVGYPQATGDFFLDKYQDSYDYNHSKIGYSLWMNSESSFYNNLASDENNPESKSQDNANKGNYFSLNIGYRSFADKPGLADGFITVPKVGKELSKSTIMADPVHKKQVKKEVIENGKKIIKDLGELDVLNQKAYLGYGLYYIPRHFAPHGGASGSSIRNQNNELVGIYFVSNQTAKTGLAVAFRSEGFDYKGLYGKYNLPQYDLIYGGGKDQKTSFRQALETIYGSEFKTNLFKNGVKEIPADYKFNNSNSNTQK, encoded by the coding sequence ATGAAAAAGAAGGCAAATTTTAAACTTTTACTAACAAAAAACTGGATAATTCCTAGTATTTTTTCATTCCCTTTTTTGATCTCAGCTGCTTGTTCTAGCCAAAAACAACAAGAAAATAAGGATTCTTTAGATCAAAACGGTCAAGATTTAGACAAAAAAGAGCAAAAACCTGCACCTTCAATTCTAAAAGATCAAGAAATCTCCAAGGAAAATTTAGATAAACTACCAATTATTCTAAAAAAAATTGATGGGTCTACTAATTTTGAAAATTTAACCATTGAATCAGTTGGTAATGATTTTTCCAGACTTGAATTTGAAACTCCAAATGAAGATGATCAAAAATTAATTGATATTAAAGTTTTAAATAAAAAATATCTTAATAGTGATTTTGAAACTAGTTTAAATGAAGGGGCCCTAATTTTTAATCTAAAAATTTCTTCAAAGAAAAATCCTGAAATTGTCCTTGAAAAGGATGTGCCAATTTCAGGATTTCGAAAATCACGAAGTAGTGAAATTAACTTTAATTATGGCAAACGTTTTGCACCTGATTCTGATAATGAATGAAGTCAATATTTTGCCAAAAATAATTATCAAAGATATACATATGATGCAAAAAAATACATGGAAACTCTTGAAAAACAACTCGCATATATCTCTGGATTACCTTATTTTGATATTAAATCTTGGCGCCCTGAAGTAAAAAGAAATCAAGAACAAATTAATAAATATAATGAAAAAGCAAAAGAACTTAAACTTGATAGCTACGAAGATGCCCTAAAAAAAGGCTTTACAATGCCAGTCTATGATGCTAATGGTAATGTTGAAGGTCTTAAACTTTTAGATCGCGATGAAATTCCTAAAGGGCCAGCCTGATGAGATCTAATCAACCGAAATGAGAATCAAGCAAGCGGACTTGCCCGCTATATCCCAAATGAAAAATATAAAAAAGCAGCCCTACAAACTTATTCAGTTTATTTTGCTTGGCCAGCAACAATTGATGATGTTGGAGCTGAATATATAAAACCTTTTCTTGAAGGGCAAAGAATTGGGGCTAACCCGATGCAGCAAACAAGCCGGGGAACAATGTGAATTCTTGATTTTGCCCCTCCAACTGATTCAAGTCAGCAACCAACTAAATGATATTTTGGAACAAATAATCACGTAGTTGAATCTTATAAAAAAAATGCAAGTCATTTTAGCATGACTATTTTAAAACCGGAAGTTGGAATTAGAACAAAACTAAAAACTGCAAAAGGGGCAAGTGATGAATCTTATTTAACAGCTAGTTTTTCCCGAGAAAATTTAGAGCAAAATGCTAAAACTGATAATCCTCAAAATAAAACTGCTGAGTATATCTCCCCTGATGGTTATGGAATTCCTGGAATTAGAATCATCTATCGAGCAACCGATTTTATGACAACTTCGCCAAAAGATTTTTTATCAGAAGCTGATAAAAAAAATGAAAAATATAAGGATATTGAAGAATTTGCTGATTTTGCTGTCCTTGAAGTTGATTTTTCCAAATTCAAAGTTCCCGATCAATATTCTTCCCGTAATGACTTTATCAAAGCAATCACCAATGACTATTATAATAAAAAAGAAGATCATATCAAATTCTTAAAAACTTCCTATCTTAAAAATTATGAAAAAGCGGATACAAAATTAGCAACAACTGATAATTCCAAAAAAGAAAATACTGACCAACTTTTTATTGTCGGATACCCGCAGGCAACTGGTGATTTTTTCCTTGATAAATATCAGGATTCCTATGATTATAATCACTCAAAAATCGGATATTCTCTCTGAATGAATTCTGAGTCTTCTTTTTATAATAATTTAGCCAGCGATGAGAATAATCCTGAATCAAAATCGCAAGATAATGCAAATAAAGGAAATTATTTTTCTTTAAATATTGGTTATCGTAGTTTTGCTGATAAACCTGGACTTGCTGATGGTTTTATTACAGTCCCAAAGGTTGGCAAAGAACTTAGTAAATCGACAATTATGGCTGATCCTGTCCATAAAAAACAGGTAAAAAAAGAAGTAATCGAAAACGGGAAAAAAATAATCAAAGACCTTGGCGAACTCGATGTTTTAAATCAAAAAGCTTATCTTGGTTATGGACTTTATTATATTCCTAGACATTTTGCTCCACATGGGGGGGCCTCAGGATCGTCTATTCGGAATCAAAATAATGAACTTGTCGGTATTTATTTTGTTTCAAATCAGACGGCAAAAACAGGGCTTGCGGTCGCTTTTAGATCGGAAGGATTTGACTATAAGGGTTTATATGGAAAATATAATCTTCCCCAATATGATTTAATTTATGGCGGAGGTAAGGATCAAAAAACTTCGTTTCGACAAGCTCTTGAAACTATTTATGGTAGCGAATTTAAAACAAATTTATTTAAAAACGGGGTAAAAGAAATTCCGGCCGATTATAAATTTAATAATTCAAATTCAAATACACAAAAATAA
- a CDS encoding putative immunoglobulin-blocking virulence protein has translation MLFYLSKRKKIVLTGLTVAVIAAGMSFFANPQFSNFFRFNSQISYNSKAPSSVAKNDPNDLSFYSPVTNSEFDPLKKSQPKADLIKPLEEKKEDIKPQQIQKEEIKPEAEKESFDLITTPKTQTSQNPEQTQTETPKRVDAEYGYVTLDWSGLKVKAYVKKKPNRQYSTYDVQNGLANRKPYQAQVVDEVLSIEVTPEIREANRKNAAQALKNSVQGSAFSIYADTIAQGDDKVAAVVAQNYENYYKNMFLKWRELFENGDKVRDFLTQEGYNKYPDIKSKYESDLAKAEIEIRKAEAEVQKIYNERPPRTGFDGSGKETFTEENKIKLRDWQLKYNEAIKKQEAAKQLKEDAKNTKYAKLIYYLDYSKFVKNSKENDDYLSKGFTINPDNSNISVDAEGTLRSNSWSPLINQVTSVYKKDNETRRAFGYGSYWWRSGGQILDGTYEGWTKKDITSSQEYAKYSVSKSDGIEIAELTKNTDNTAQTARDKGIVITIDFSNESGYKKTKKLIEDLKKDGKQITSYRFFHIGKNDANQKFKDILETLPENLPQLELLFDNTNTSALLALENKKIDELSIYTEGNSLSDDWAINPWALKNTAWYNTNDYNVSFDYAPGAKVATRITFNSLAFDDSDYQGNGDYKRINDGLRMAYWTRNNEKVFQGSWGPGLSPDIKESENSYPTGLDLTRVKKMKSLKGLIFSDQQKSTNSKPRRLTRIGLYNDSENFEIPVDELNHAQFDVLDTHPMMRPKPKIFFANNSATKRIKVTGNGTLTSQGATNLRILLENGRQKHDDTKIFTDQRIIVDPNNSALAASLSSAGFQVDQSATSQIKFN, from the coding sequence ATGCTGTTTTATTTATCGAAAAGAAAAAAAATTGTCCTTACCGGACTTACAGTTGCTGTAATTGCAGCCGGAATGAGTTTTTTTGCTAATCCCCAGTTTAGTAATTTTTTTCGCTTTAATTCACAGATTAGTTATAATTCCAAAGCTCCTTCAAGTGTTGCTAAAAACGATCCAAATGATCTAAGTTTTTATTCCCCTGTAACAAATTCAGAATTTGACCCGCTTAAAAAAAGTCAGCCAAAAGCGGATCTAATCAAACCTCTTGAAGAAAAAAAAGAGGACATAAAACCACAACAAATCCAAAAAGAAGAAATAAAACCAGAAGCTGAAAAAGAAAGTTTTGATCTAATTACTACCCCAAAAACGCAAACAAGCCAAAATCCAGAACAGACCCAAACTGAGACACCAAAACGTGTTGATGCCGAATATGGATATGTCACCCTTGATTGATCAGGCCTAAAAGTTAAAGCTTATGTCAAGAAAAAACCAAATCGCCAGTATTCAACTTATGATGTCCAAAATGGCTTAGCTAATCGCAAACCTTACCAGGCCCAAGTTGTTGATGAAGTTCTAAGTATTGAAGTTACCCCTGAAATTCGGGAAGCAAACAGAAAAAATGCAGCCCAGGCTCTTAAAAATTCCGTTCAAGGCTCAGCTTTTAGTATTTATGCTGATACAATCGCTCAAGGCGATGATAAAGTTGCTGCAGTTGTTGCCCAAAATTATGAAAATTATTATAAAAATATGTTTTTAAAATGGCGGGAATTATTTGAAAATGGCGATAAAGTAAGAGATTTTCTAACCCAAGAAGGTTATAATAAATATCCGGATATCAAAAGCAAATATGAATCTGATCTTGCCAAAGCCGAAATTGAAATCCGTAAAGCTGAAGCAGAAGTCCAAAAAATCTATAATGAAAGACCCCCAAGAACTGGATTTGATGGCTCAGGAAAAGAAACTTTTACCGAAGAAAATAAAATAAAACTACGTGATTGACAATTAAAATATAATGAGGCAATCAAAAAACAAGAAGCAGCAAAACAATTAAAAGAAGATGCAAAAAATACTAAATATGCCAAGTTAATTTATTATCTTGATTATTCTAAATTTGTTAAAAATTCAAAAGAAAATGATGACTATCTTTCAAAAGGATTTACAATCAATCCGGATAATTCCAATATTTCCGTTGATGCTGAAGGTACACTAAGGTCAAATTCTTGATCACCTTTGATTAATCAAGTAACTTCAGTCTATAAAAAAGATAATGAAACCAGACGAGCTTTTGGTTATGGAAGTTATTGATGAAGATCTGGGGGCCAAATTCTTGATGGAACTTATGAAGGATGAACTAAAAAAGATATTACTTCTTCGCAAGAATATGCAAAATATTCTGTATCTAAATCAGATGGAATCGAAATTGCCGAGCTGACCAAAAATACAGATAATACTGCCCAAACTGCTCGCGATAAAGGGATAGTAATCACAATTGATTTTTCAAATGAATCAGGGTATAAAAAAACAAAAAAACTAATCGAAGATCTTAAAAAAGATGGAAAACAAATCACCTCTTATCGTTTTTTTCATATTGGAAAAAACGATGCAAACCAGAAATTCAAGGATATTCTAGAAACTCTCCCAGAAAATTTACCCCAACTTGAACTTTTATTTGATAATACAAATACCTCCGCCCTTTTAGCTTTAGAAAATAAAAAAATTGATGAACTTTCAATTTATACCGAAGGAAATTCACTTTCTGATGACTGAGCAATTAATCCTTGAGCCCTAAAAAACACGGCCTGATATAATACAAACGATTATAATGTTAGTTTTGATTATGCTCCAGGAGCTAAAGTTGCAACTAGAATTACTTTTAATTCATTAGCTTTTGATGATAGTGACTATCAAGGAAATGGGGATTATAAAAGGATAAATGATGGTCTAAGAATGGCTTACTGAACTAGAAATAATGAAAAAGTTTTCCAAGGTAGCTGGGGTCCTGGCCTAAGTCCGGATATTAAAGAATCCGAGAATTCTTATCCAACCGGACTTGATCTTACAAGGGTCAAAAAAATGAAATCACTTAAAGGTCTAATTTTCTCTGATCAGCAAAAATCTACAAATTCAAAACCAAGAAGACTAACTCGAATTGGCCTTTATAATGACTCAGAAAATTTTGAAATTCCAGTTGATGAACTAAATCATGCCCAGTTTGATGTCCTTGATACCCACCCGATGATGCGACCAAAACCAAAAATTTTCTTTGCAAATAATTCAGCAACAAAACGGATTAAAGTTACAGGAAATGGGACTCTAACTTCTCAAGGGGCAACTAATCTCCGCATTCTTTTAGAAAATGGTCGACAAAAACATGATGATACAAAAATTTTTACTGATCAAAGAATAATTGTCGACCCTAACAATTCTGCGCTTGCTGCTTCGCTTAGTTCAGCCGGATTTCAAGTTGATCAGTCAGCAACTTCGCAGATTAAATTTAATTAA
- the rplL gene encoding 50S ribosomal protein L7/L12 has translation MAKITKEQFIESLKEMTIKEVMEFVDALKEEFGVDPSAVAVAATPVATEEVKTEVKLTLKAAGQQKVAVIKVVKDLLGLSLMDAKKLVDAAPSVLKEAIKPEEAEEYKAKLVAAGAEVSID, from the coding sequence ATGGCTAAAATTACAAAAGAACAATTTATTGAATCATTAAAAGAAATGACCATTAAAGAAGTAATGGAATTTGTTGATGCACTTAAAGAAGAATTTGGAGTTGATCCATCAGCAGTTGCAGTAGCTGCAACTCCAGTTGCTACCGAAGAGGTAAAAACCGAAGTAAAATTAACACTCAAAGCTGCCGGACAACAAAAAGTTGCTGTAATTAAAGTAGTAAAAGATCTTTTAGGTCTAAGTCTAATGGATGCAAAAAAACTTGTTGATGCAGCCCCTTCAGTTCTCAAAGAGGCAATAAAACCTGAAGAAGCTGAAGAATATAAAGCAAAATTAGTCGCAGCGGGAGCAGAAGTTTCGATTGACTAA
- a CDS encoding ABC transporter ATP-binding protein: MVKSTKHFKFILWNWLYLIFTIFFKIYLIVAPYFIFTFILNENLTFFWVATTSFLGVRIFNIFLDFMNQAYFKGFLIFHKMKLAEKITNFLEKTTYKKYNENSSGFYYSEIENTIEKSVSQFYANLLSFLQTLSIILMTLGLFFYINWILALIIVGVITFFVITTSLLSKKLTKLQSAKLQAISDFNNSLSTYLLTLPQLKTLNSDDKFEFIINKRNKKNWITREKYGIFSDLISFFNEYSNNFFSAIITIGIAFWTLYYKNNNSSEIVFANISLIVLVQLSFSEFFANAKTLFNNYPAIISGWKNIKNFEQKNKLKVENLEENLQNLEGEISSILIENLNFYLPDRKLFNNLTFKIEKGKKYIIQGVNGSGKSTLARILLGVEKEFQGKIIVNNHFDIKDLSPFSLNNHINYVYNNPGIIYGTILENISLLEPEKNKNPKEILENINLQNFSLQDSLDENNSLSTGQIQKIHLARSLYSPKEILIIDEGLSNLDKENYDKILLKLLENKDLTIILITHHLNNENLNLFDQVINLNV, translated from the coding sequence ATGGTAAAATCTACAAAACATTTCAAATTTATCCTTTGAAATTGATTATATTTGATTTTTACGATTTTTTTTAAAATTTATCTCATTGTTGCTCCTTATTTTATTTTTACTTTTATTCTAAATGAAAATTTAACTTTTTTTTGGGTAGCCACAACATCTTTTTTAGGGGTTAGAATTTTTAATATCTTTTTAGATTTTATGAATCAAGCATATTTTAAAGGGTTTTTGATCTTTCATAAGATGAAACTTGCCGAAAAAATAACAAATTTTTTGGAAAAAACGACTTACAAAAAATATAACGAAAATTCAAGTGGGTTTTACTATTCGGAAATTGAAAATACAATAGAAAAAAGCGTTTCACAATTTTATGCAAATTTATTGTCCTTTTTGCAAACTCTTTCCATAATTTTGATGACTTTAGGTTTATTTTTTTATATAAACTGGATTTTAGCGTTAATTATTGTCGGTGTTATAACCTTTTTTGTAATTACAACTTCTTTACTATCTAAAAAATTAACCAAACTTCAATCCGCAAAATTGCAAGCAATTTCGGATTTTAACAATTCTTTAAGCACTTATCTTTTAACTTTGCCGCAATTAAAAACCTTAAATTCTGATGATAAATTCGAATTTATAATTAATAAAAGAAACAAGAAAAATTGAATAACTAGAGAAAAATATGGTATATTTTCCGACTTAATTTCATTTTTTAATGAATATTCCAATAATTTTTTCTCCGCAATAATCACAATTGGAATTGCATTTTGGACACTTTATTATAAAAATAATAATAGCTCTGAAATTGTTTTTGCAAATATATCTTTAATTGTTTTAGTGCAATTATCGTTTAGTGAGTTTTTTGCAAATGCAAAAACACTTTTTAATAACTACCCAGCAATAATTTCGGGATGAAAAAATATTAAAAATTTTGAGCAAAAAAACAAACTTAAAGTTGAAAATTTAGAAGAAAATTTACAAAATTTAGAAGGAGAAATTTCTTCAATTTTAATTGAGAATTTAAACTTTTATCTACCCGATAGAAAATTGTTTAATAACCTAACTTTTAAAATTGAAAAAGGGAAAAAATACATAATTCAAGGAGTAAATGGTTCTGGAAAATCTACCTTAGCCCGAATTTTATTAGGAGTTGAAAAAGAATTTCAAGGGAAAATAATAGTGAATAATCATTTTGATATCAAAGATCTTTCCCCTTTTTCTTTAAATAATCACATTAATTATGTCTATAATAACCCAGGTATTATTTACGGAACTATTTTAGAAAATATTTCGCTGCTAGAGCCTGAAAAAAATAAGAATCCAAAAGAAATTTTAGAAAATATAAACCTTCAAAATTTTAGTTTACAGGATTCTCTAGACGAAAATAATAGCTTATCAACAGGTCAAATCCAAAAAATTCACCTCGCACGCTCGCTTTATTCTCCAAAAGAAATTCTCATAATTGACGAGGGGCTTTCGAATTTAGATAAAGAAAATTATGATAAAATTCTACTTAAATTACTTGAAAATAAGGATTTAACAATAATTTTGATAACTCATCATTTAAATAATGAAAATCTAAATCTTTTTGATCAAGTTATTAACCTAAATGTTTAA
- a CDS encoding ATP-binding cassette domain-containing protein, which produces MILLFKFSPLITKLQNKIQQLFQSYAGKQIKLFGLFNLFYFFNKRNVFTKYLKSQLLEKYSREFGLLKNFQYKTFLLNSGFLFFVLSNSITLSILTYYKTFDVTLFISLFSMNLVMVTGFSSFFTYLLTAQALNPYVNKIFEKIDTKNEKKIVLQELISEINLQNLNFSYSPETRVFSNLNLSFEKNKKYAIISPSGKGKSSLLKLISGVLTNYEGKILINNSIEYKELEPKQLRKHIALTTNENIIFEDTLANNITLWDKNPDLDLLNSLIKKYKIDNFSKPETEISSKNLSEGEKQKVALARLEYKNLDIWCLDEALDNIFKEDAFEIYSDLLSKPNKTIFIASHHIPEKIKPMFDQIIEI; this is translated from the coding sequence GTGATTTTATTATTTAAATTTTCACCGTTAATTACAAAATTACAAAATAAAATCCAACAACTTTTTCAAAGTTATGCCGGAAAACAAATTAAATTATTCGGGTTATTTAATTTGTTTTACTTTTTCAATAAAAGAAATGTTTTTACTAAATATCTTAAATCACAATTATTGGAAAAATATTCCCGCGAATTTGGTCTACTGAAAAATTTTCAATATAAAACTTTTTTACTTAATTCCGGTTTTTTATTTTTTGTTCTTAGTAATTCTATAACTTTGTCGATTTTAACATATTATAAAACATTCGATGTTACCTTATTTATTTCCTTGTTTAGTATGAATTTGGTAATGGTAACAGGATTTTCAAGTTTTTTCACCTATTTATTAACAGCACAAGCATTAAATCCATATGTTAATAAAATTTTCGAGAAAATAGATACTAAAAATGAAAAAAAAATAGTTTTGCAAGAATTAATTTCAGAAATAAATTTACAAAATTTAAATTTTAGTTACAGCCCCGAAACCCGCGTTTTTTCAAATTTAAACCTAAGTTTTGAAAAAAACAAAAAATATGCGATAATTTCACCTTCAGGAAAAGGGAAATCATCACTTTTAAAGTTAATTTCCGGAGTTTTAACTAATTATGAAGGTAAAATTTTAATTAATAATTCAATTGAATATAAGGAATTAGAACCAAAACAGTTAAGAAAACATATTGCACTAACAACAAATGAAAACATAATTTTCGAAGACACTTTGGCAAACAACATAACTTTATGAGATAAAAATCCCGATTTAGATTTGCTAAATTCTTTAATAAAAAAGTATAAAATTGATAATTTTTCAAAACCAGAAACTGAAATTAGCTCAAAAAATTTATCTGAGGGCGAAAAACAAAAAGTTGCATTGGCCAGATTAGAGTACAAAAATTTAGATATTTGATGTTTAGATGAAGCTCTTGATAACATTTTCAAGGAAGATGCTTTTGAAATTTACAGTGATTTACTTTCAAAACCGAATAAAACAATTTTTATCGCAAGTCACCACATTCCTGAAAAAATAAAACCGATGTTTGACCAAATAATTGAAATTTAA
- a CDS encoding DpnII family type II restriction endonuclease — protein MSKSELKPFVKWVGGKTQLINVILSLLPKNFNSYIEPFLGGGALFLKLQPENAIVNDINSELVNSWKQIKINLDTLTKQLEIYKSLHSKEFFYKLRSEIPENSIKKAARFIYLNKTCFNGLYRVNSKGEFNVPFNNAEIINSTIFDFKNLNNISSFLNENSIEIYNKNYLEILSLAKENDFVFIDPPYDSENDNSFTNYDRNGWKKQDTLELIDTLKKLNAKKVKWMFTNHSTSLVLNNLKEFSIFQIPVNRFINSNSQDRILAANEVIIINYKVDDGALINYEFEVFFKSLRNTSYILKDYVSWNKINKISLSLKDLEIFEKLKSDNIFDFNIKLRSVFKENVSIFQYLPLFLAKKVQKNSSFFYIDDAFNEKKFQWDNFNSLYEFLNLTGLVNQIFINPEIKSISNYLFGIEVGLSSNDKKNKSGKFMEFQVENLLKKYQITYKKQEKITELKKLFDFVFMLNQKVFVVETNFFNSSGSKFNSEIERFKALAEKAKKFNFEFIWITDGTGLRLEKEKLRSFFHNHFLFNLFTFELFLKSEIAKQNKL, from the coding sequence ATGTCAAAATCTGAATTAAAGCCTTTTGTAAAATGGGTTGGTGGGAAAACTCAGTTAATTAATGTAATTTTGTCTTTGCTTCCCAAAAATTTTAATTCATATATCGAGCCTTTTTTAGGTGGTGGAGCTTTATTTTTAAAATTACAACCTGAAAATGCTATTGTTAATGATATAAATTCCGAATTAGTTAATTCCTGGAAGCAAATCAAAATTAATTTAGATACTTTAACAAAGCAGTTAGAAATTTATAAAAGTCTTCATTCTAAGGAGTTTTTTTACAAATTAAGGTCTGAAATTCCTGAAAATAGCATAAAAAAAGCAGCCAGATTTATTTATTTAAATAAAACCTGTTTTAACGGATTATACCGTGTGAATTCCAAAGGCGAATTTAATGTGCCTTTTAATAATGCAGAAATTATAAATTCTACTATATTTGATTTTAAAAATTTAAATAATATTTCTTCATTTTTAAATGAAAATTCTATAGAAATTTATAATAAAAATTATCTTGAAATTTTATCGCTAGCAAAAGAAAATGACTTTGTTTTTATAGACCCTCCGTATGATTCAGAAAACGATAATTCATTTACAAATTATGATAGAAATGGCTGGAAAAAACAAGATACATTGGAGCTTATTGATACTTTAAAAAAATTAAATGCTAAAAAAGTTAAGTGAATGTTTACAAATCATTCTACCTCTTTAGTTTTAAATAATTTAAAAGAATTTAGTATTTTTCAAATACCGGTTAACAGATTCATAAATTCTAATAGCCAGGATAGAATTCTGGCTGCAAATGAGGTAATTATTATAAATTATAAGGTAGATGACGGCGCATTAATTAACTATGAATTTGAAGTATTTTTTAAGTCTCTAAGAAATACTTCTTATATTTTAAAGGATTATGTTTCCTGAAATAAAATTAATAAAATAAGTCTTTCTTTAAAAGATTTAGAGATATTTGAGAAATTAAAATCAGATAATATTTTTGATTTTAATATAAAACTAAGAAGTGTTTTTAAGGAAAATGTCTCTATTTTTCAGTATCTGCCTTTGTTTCTAGCTAAAAAAGTTCAAAAAAATTCTTCATTTTTTTATATAGATGATGCTTTTAATGAAAAAAAATTTCAATGAGATAATTTTAATTCTTTATACGAATTTCTAAACCTAACAGGTTTGGTCAATCAAATATTTATAAATCCGGAAATCAAATCAATTTCTAATTATTTATTTGGAATCGAAGTAGGGTTATCAAGTAATGATAAAAAAAATAAAAGTGGTAAATTTATGGAATTTCAAGTGGAAAATTTATTAAAAAAATACCAAATTACTTATAAAAAGCAGGAAAAAATAACCGAATTAAAAAAACTTTTTGATTTTGTTTTTATGCTAAATCAAAAAGTTTTTGTAGTTGAGACAAATTTTTTTAATTCTTCTGGGTCAAAATTTAATTCGGAAATTGAAAGATTTAAAGCTTTAGCAGAAAAAGCAAAAAAATTTAATTTTGAATTTATTTGAATAACTGATGGTACAGGACTTCGTTTAGAGAAAGAAAAATTACGAAGTTTTTTCCATAATCATTTTCTTTTTAACTTATTTACATTTGAATTATTTCTAAAATCAGAGATAGCAAAACAAAATAAGCTTTAA